One window from the genome of Caloenas nicobarica isolate bCalNic1 chromosome 21, bCalNic1.hap1, whole genome shotgun sequence encodes:
- the AHCYL1 gene encoding S-adenosylhomocysteine hydrolase-like protein 1 isoform X1, with product MSVPEPAGGEGVKQAKEVEDAEKYSFMATVTKAPKKQIQFADDMQEFTKFPTKTGRRSLSRSISQSSTDSYSSAASYTDSSDDEVSPREKQQTNSKGSSNFCVKNIKQAEFGRREIEIAEQDMSALISLRKRAQGEKPLAGAKIVGCTHITAQTAVLIETLCALGAQCRWSACNIYSTQNEVAAALAEAGVAVFAWKGESEDDFWWCIDRCVNIDGWQANMILDDGGDLTHWVYKKYPNVFKKIRGIVEESVTGVHRLYQLSKAGKLCVPAMNVNDSVTKQKFDNLYCCRESILDGLKRTTDVMFGGKQVVVCGYGEVGKGCCAALKALGAIVYVTEIDPICALQACMDGFRVVKLSEVIRQVDVVITCTGNKNVVTREHLDRMKNSCIVCNMGHSNTEIDVTSLRTPELTWERVRSQVDHVIWPDGKRVVLLAEGRLLNLSCSTVPTFVLSITATTQALALIELYNAPEGRYKQDVYLLPKKMDEYVASLHLPSFDAHLTELTDDQAKYLGLNKNGPFKPNYYRY from the exons CAAATccagtttgcagatgacatgcAGGAGTTCACCAAGTTCCCGACCAAGACGGGCCGCCGGTCCCTGTCCCGCTCCATCTCGCAGTCTTCCACCGACAGCTACAGCTCCG CTGCATCCTACACAGACAGCTCCGATGACGAGGTGTCCCCTCGCGAGAAGCAGCAAACCAActccaaaggcagcagcaattTCTGCGTGAAGAACATCAAGCAGGCGGAGTTTGGGCGCCGGGAGATCGAGATCGCTGAGCAAG ACATGTCTGCTCTGATTTCCCTCAGGAAACGAGCTCAAGGGGAGAAGCCTTTGGCTGGAGCTAAAATCGTGGGTTGTACCCACATTACAGCACAGACCGCG GTGCTGATCGAGACGCTGTGTGCGCTGGGAGCGCAGTGCCGCTGGTCTGCCTGCAACATCTACTCCACCCAGAACGAGGTGGCGGCCGCCCTGGCAGAAGCCG GTGTTGCCGTGTTTGCCTGGAAGGGGGAGTCGGAGGATGACTTCTGGTGGTGCATTGACCGCTGTGTTAACATCGACGGCTGGCAGGCCAACATG ATCCTGGATGACGGTGGGGACCTGACCCACTGGGTTTATAAGAAATACCCCAACGTATTCAAGAAGATCCGAGGGATTGTGGAGGAGAGCGTGACCGGTGTGCACAG GCTGTACCAGCTCTCCAAGGCCGGGAAGCTGTGTGTCCCAGCCATGAACGTGAACGACTCCGTCACCAAACAGAAATTCGATAACCTGTATTGCTGCCGGGAATCCATCCTGGACGG CCTGAAGAGGACCACGGATGTGATGTTTGGAGGGAAGCAAGTGGTGGTTTGTGGTTATGGGGAG GTCGGCAAGGGCTGCTGTGCCGCTCTGAAAGCCCTGGGAGCCATCGTCTACGTCACAGAGATCGACCCCATCTGCGCTCTGCAAGCTTG CATGGACGGATTTCGGGTGGTGAAGCTGAGTGAAGTCATCCGTCAGGTGGATGTCGTCATCACCTGCACAG GAAACAAGAACGTGGTGACCAGAGAACACCTGGACCGGATGAAGAACAGCTGCATTGTCTGCAACATGGGCCACTCCAACACCGAGATCGATGTG ACCAGCCTCCGGACCCCGGAGCTGACCTGGGAGCGGGTCCGTTCCCAAGTGGACCACGTCATCTGGCCGGACGGGAAGCGGGTGGTGCTGCTGGCCGAG GGCCGCCTGCTCAACCTGAGCTGCTCCACGGTTCCCACCTTTGTTCTCTCCATCACAGCCACCACGCAG GCGCTGGCTCTGATCGAGCTCTACAACGCTCCCGAGGGCCGGTACAAGCAGGACGTGTACCTGCTGCCCAAGAAGATGG ACGAGTACGTCGCCAGCCTGCACCTGCCCTCGTTCGACGCCCACCTGACGGAGCTGACGGACGATCAGGCCAAATACCTGGGACTCAACAAAAACGGGCCTTTCAAACCCAATTACTACAG ATACTGA
- the AHCYL1 gene encoding S-adenosylhomocysteine hydrolase-like protein 1 isoform X3, whose amino-acid sequence MSVPEPAGGEGVKQAKEVEDAEKYSFMATVTKAPKKQIQFADDMQEFTKFPTKTGRRSLSRSISQSSTDSYSSAASYTDSSDDEVSPREKQQTNSKGSSNFCVKNIKQAEFGRREIEIAEQDMSALISLRKRAQGEKPLAGAKIVGCTHITAQTAVLIETLCALGAQCRWSACNIYSTQNEVAAALAEAGVAVFAWKGESEDDFWWCIDRCVNIDGWQANMILDDGGDLTHWVYKKYPNVFKKIRGIVEESVTGVHRLYQLSKAGKLCVPAMNVNDSVTKQKFDNLYCCRESILDGLKRTTDVMFGGKQVVVCGYGEVGKGCCAALKALGAIVYVTEIDPICALQACMDGFRVVKLSEVIRQVDVVITCTGNKNVVTREHLDRMKNSCIVCNMGHSNTEIDVTSLRTPELTWERVRSQVDHVIWPDGKRVVLLAEALALIELYNAPEGRYKQDVYLLPKKMDEYVASLHLPSFDAHLTELTDDQAKYLGLNKNGPFKPNYYRY is encoded by the exons CAAATccagtttgcagatgacatgcAGGAGTTCACCAAGTTCCCGACCAAGACGGGCCGCCGGTCCCTGTCCCGCTCCATCTCGCAGTCTTCCACCGACAGCTACAGCTCCG CTGCATCCTACACAGACAGCTCCGATGACGAGGTGTCCCCTCGCGAGAAGCAGCAAACCAActccaaaggcagcagcaattTCTGCGTGAAGAACATCAAGCAGGCGGAGTTTGGGCGCCGGGAGATCGAGATCGCTGAGCAAG ACATGTCTGCTCTGATTTCCCTCAGGAAACGAGCTCAAGGGGAGAAGCCTTTGGCTGGAGCTAAAATCGTGGGTTGTACCCACATTACAGCACAGACCGCG GTGCTGATCGAGACGCTGTGTGCGCTGGGAGCGCAGTGCCGCTGGTCTGCCTGCAACATCTACTCCACCCAGAACGAGGTGGCGGCCGCCCTGGCAGAAGCCG GTGTTGCCGTGTTTGCCTGGAAGGGGGAGTCGGAGGATGACTTCTGGTGGTGCATTGACCGCTGTGTTAACATCGACGGCTGGCAGGCCAACATG ATCCTGGATGACGGTGGGGACCTGACCCACTGGGTTTATAAGAAATACCCCAACGTATTCAAGAAGATCCGAGGGATTGTGGAGGAGAGCGTGACCGGTGTGCACAG GCTGTACCAGCTCTCCAAGGCCGGGAAGCTGTGTGTCCCAGCCATGAACGTGAACGACTCCGTCACCAAACAGAAATTCGATAACCTGTATTGCTGCCGGGAATCCATCCTGGACGG CCTGAAGAGGACCACGGATGTGATGTTTGGAGGGAAGCAAGTGGTGGTTTGTGGTTATGGGGAG GTCGGCAAGGGCTGCTGTGCCGCTCTGAAAGCCCTGGGAGCCATCGTCTACGTCACAGAGATCGACCCCATCTGCGCTCTGCAAGCTTG CATGGACGGATTTCGGGTGGTGAAGCTGAGTGAAGTCATCCGTCAGGTGGATGTCGTCATCACCTGCACAG GAAACAAGAACGTGGTGACCAGAGAACACCTGGACCGGATGAAGAACAGCTGCATTGTCTGCAACATGGGCCACTCCAACACCGAGATCGATGTG ACCAGCCTCCGGACCCCGGAGCTGACCTGGGAGCGGGTCCGTTCCCAAGTGGACCACGTCATCTGGCCGGACGGGAAGCGGGTGGTGCTGCTGGCCGAG GCGCTGGCTCTGATCGAGCTCTACAACGCTCCCGAGGGCCGGTACAAGCAGGACGTGTACCTGCTGCCCAAGAAGATGG ACGAGTACGTCGCCAGCCTGCACCTGCCCTCGTTCGACGCCCACCTGACGGAGCTGACGGACGATCAGGCCAAATACCTGGGACTCAACAAAAACGGGCCTTTCAAACCCAATTACTACAG ATACTGA
- the AHCYL1 gene encoding S-adenosylhomocysteine hydrolase-like protein 1 isoform X2, whose product MSVPEPAGGEGVKQAKEVEDAEKYSFMATVTKAPKKQIQFADDMQEFTKFPTKTGRRSLSRSISQSSTDSYSSAASYTDSSDDEVSPREKQQTNSKGSSNFCVKNIKQAEFGRREIEIAEQDMSALISLRKRAQGEKPLAGAKIVGCTHITAQTAVLIETLCALGAQCRWSACNIYSTQNEVAAALAEAGVAVFAWKGESEDDFWWCIDRCVNIDGWQANMILDDGGDLTHWVYKKYPNVFKKIRGIVEESVTGVHRLYQLSKAGKLCVPAMNVNDSVTKQKFDNLYCCRESILDGLKRTTDVMFGGKQVVVCGYGEVGKGCCAALKALGAIVYVTEIDPICALQACMDGFRVVKLSEVIRQVDVVITCTGNKNVVTREHLDRMKNSCIVCNMGHSNTEIDVTSLRTPELTWERVRSQVDHVIWPDGKRVVLLAEGRLLNLSCSTVPTFVLSITATTQALALIELYNAPEGRYKQDVYLLPKKMDEYVASLHLPSFDAHLTELTDDQAKYLGLNKNGPFKPNYYR is encoded by the exons CAAATccagtttgcagatgacatgcAGGAGTTCACCAAGTTCCCGACCAAGACGGGCCGCCGGTCCCTGTCCCGCTCCATCTCGCAGTCTTCCACCGACAGCTACAGCTCCG CTGCATCCTACACAGACAGCTCCGATGACGAGGTGTCCCCTCGCGAGAAGCAGCAAACCAActccaaaggcagcagcaattTCTGCGTGAAGAACATCAAGCAGGCGGAGTTTGGGCGCCGGGAGATCGAGATCGCTGAGCAAG ACATGTCTGCTCTGATTTCCCTCAGGAAACGAGCTCAAGGGGAGAAGCCTTTGGCTGGAGCTAAAATCGTGGGTTGTACCCACATTACAGCACAGACCGCG GTGCTGATCGAGACGCTGTGTGCGCTGGGAGCGCAGTGCCGCTGGTCTGCCTGCAACATCTACTCCACCCAGAACGAGGTGGCGGCCGCCCTGGCAGAAGCCG GTGTTGCCGTGTTTGCCTGGAAGGGGGAGTCGGAGGATGACTTCTGGTGGTGCATTGACCGCTGTGTTAACATCGACGGCTGGCAGGCCAACATG ATCCTGGATGACGGTGGGGACCTGACCCACTGGGTTTATAAGAAATACCCCAACGTATTCAAGAAGATCCGAGGGATTGTGGAGGAGAGCGTGACCGGTGTGCACAG GCTGTACCAGCTCTCCAAGGCCGGGAAGCTGTGTGTCCCAGCCATGAACGTGAACGACTCCGTCACCAAACAGAAATTCGATAACCTGTATTGCTGCCGGGAATCCATCCTGGACGG CCTGAAGAGGACCACGGATGTGATGTTTGGAGGGAAGCAAGTGGTGGTTTGTGGTTATGGGGAG GTCGGCAAGGGCTGCTGTGCCGCTCTGAAAGCCCTGGGAGCCATCGTCTACGTCACAGAGATCGACCCCATCTGCGCTCTGCAAGCTTG CATGGACGGATTTCGGGTGGTGAAGCTGAGTGAAGTCATCCGTCAGGTGGATGTCGTCATCACCTGCACAG GAAACAAGAACGTGGTGACCAGAGAACACCTGGACCGGATGAAGAACAGCTGCATTGTCTGCAACATGGGCCACTCCAACACCGAGATCGATGTG ACCAGCCTCCGGACCCCGGAGCTGACCTGGGAGCGGGTCCGTTCCCAAGTGGACCACGTCATCTGGCCGGACGGGAAGCGGGTGGTGCTGCTGGCCGAG GGCCGCCTGCTCAACCTGAGCTGCTCCACGGTTCCCACCTTTGTTCTCTCCATCACAGCCACCACGCAG GCGCTGGCTCTGATCGAGCTCTACAACGCTCCCGAGGGCCGGTACAAGCAGGACGTGTACCTGCTGCCCAAGAAGATGG ACGAGTACGTCGCCAGCCTGCACCTGCCCTCGTTCGACGCCCACCTGACGGAGCTGACGGACGATCAGGCCAAATACCTGGGACTCAACAAAAACGGGCCTTTCAAACCCAATTACTACAGGTGA